The Arenibacter algicola region ACCTCAGGACAACCATCTACCTTGTCCAATACACCATCCTCGTCCTTGTCTTTTGGCCTGGATTGGTAAATAGGTATTTTAAGTCCGGCATAAACGTCCGCACCTTTGGATTGGTCACTGGTCAATACTGTTAAAATGGATCCAGAACCCACATAAAGCGGTCCTGCCCTTAATCCTGCACCCCACTGTACGCCCAAATTTTGTACATAGCTTACCGGGGAATAAAAACTGAACCATTTGCTTTCGAACCTAGGGGTAAGCGAAACAATATTGGCAATACTGTTGGTATTGGAATTACTTTTTGAGGTTAGTGACAGGTCACTATTTAGATTCAGGTAAAAGTGATTGTTTATATTCCAATCGGCGTTTAAATGCAGGGCGGTAGGTAAAACGGCTTTTGATGCGTTACCTGACCTGATTTGAGTGTACAGATTGTTCAACTTGTCCTCAAACCCCTCTTCGTTGTCAATATCGTCCTCGCTAATGGAATTGGTAATATCATAGGCATTTTCTGGGCCATCGTATTTAAGGCTTCCTAGATCGGTCAACGATAATCCAAATTTCAATTTGTATTTGTTGATGTCCTTTGGTGCGTATGGATTACCGTCCTTATCGGTAACGGTATAGTCAGCAAAATTAGGCCTCCATTCGTAAATAATACCTAGGTCTACCCCAAAGCCATCTGCAGCCTTGACAAATTCATAGTCTTCAAAATCGTTGGTGATGTTATCGCTGTTGCCATAGGCTATTTCTCCTTGGGAGTCAATACTTCCTGTAGTTCCCGATCCATCGGCATCATAATCTATAACTATATTCTTCCCACTGGAATAGGCATTTCCGTAACCCATTAGGTATTTTAGGGAGATACCTCCCTTTAAAAAATGCTGCTCTTGGTCCATAAGTACCGTGGCATAGGTAATTCCTGTTTCTGCCCAGGCATTGGCGCTCATTTGATAATCGCCCTCGTTTACATTGAAATCTTCGTTTTCATCAAACTCATTGGAAATATTATCATAAGTATCTCCGTTAATATCGTTAACATTAAAAAATACCCTTCCTCGGGTGAAAATTGCCAATGAATTACGGGAATTGATGTTGAACATGAACGAGGGCCCTAAAATGTCAACATTGCCATAGGCGTTGTTGGCATTTTTTGGGGATTTTGTTCCATCATCGTCAAAATCAAAATCGTCTTTAAGAATATCCCCGAATTTTGCACTGTAATAGTCGTTTCCAATAAGTCCGCTAACCCCTATGAGGTTGATGTCCGTTTTAAATCTCGAATCAACGATATTTGCGGGATTGGAAATAAGGCCATGCACCCCATTGTAATTGTCAGTTCCAAAACCAATGTAAGATTGGCCATGTACCGTTGCGGCAATTAAAATAATGAATGCTGTTAAAATGCTTTTGTTCATACTTAAAAAGTTTAGTTTATTTCTTTTTTATTGTTAATCGATACCTGTTCGTGTAAATTTGGTTTTTTTCAAGGGTCAAAGTGTAGGAACGCTTTAATTGGAATTAAATTATAAAATGTTAAAATTTA contains the following coding sequences:
- a CDS encoding DUF5723 family protein → MNKSILTAFIILIAATVHGQSYIGFGTDNYNGVHGLISNPANIVDSRFKTDINLIGVSGLIGNDYYSAKFGDILKDDFDFDDDGTKSPKNANNAYGNVDILGPSFMFNINSRNSLAIFTRGRVFFNVNDINGDTYDNISNEFDENEDFNVNEGDYQMSANAWAETGITYATVLMDQEQHFLKGGISLKYLMGYGNAYSSGKNIVIDYDADGSGTTGSIDSQGEIAYGNSDNITNDFEDYEFVKAADGFGVDLGIIYEWRPNFADYTVTDKDGNPYAPKDINKYKLKFGLSLTDLGSLKYDGPENAYDITNSISEDDIDNEEGFEDKLNNLYTQIRSGNASKAVLPTALHLNADWNINNHFYLNLNSDLSLTSKSNSNTNSIANIVSLTPRFESKWFSFYSPVSYVQNLGVQWGAGLRAGPLYVGSGSILTVLTSDQSKGADVYAGLKIPIYQSRPKDKDEDGVLDKVDGCPEVPGPIENNGCPWPDTDGDQVLDKDDNCPDEAGIIENNGCPWEDTDNDGVLDKDDNCPEEAGVIENQGCPWPDTDADGVLDKDDNCPEVPGTVANNGCPELTEEVQKILNEYAKTILFNSGKATIKIESTNVLVDIIKILNEYPNATFTVEGHTDSIGSVPANQKLSEERALSVKNFLVDKGIDSARLTAIGYGESKPIATNMYKAGRAENRRVEINLVKN